In the Haloferula helveola genome, one interval contains:
- a CDS encoding ParA family protein: MKVVAIGNQKGGVGKTTTALNLSAALALRGQRVLLIDLDPQANTTSGLGLEVDGDDSVYPALLGEADVRDKIRDSGRERLSVIPAHMDLAGVEIELARSDDHLVRLRHHLQGLKPNDLFDYCILDTPPSLGVLMTSALAAADEIMIPLQCEWFGLEGLAKIVHVIDQIRDSGANPDLLLEGIVMTMFDGRTNLARQVVEEVGNYFPEQLYSTVIPRTIRIGEAPSHSKTIFEHDPQGTGAVAYMALADEFLARHGRPVEVAALP, encoded by the coding sequence ATGAAAGTCGTTGCGATCGGAAATCAAAAGGGAGGAGTCGGTAAAACCACAACGGCACTGAACCTGTCGGCCGCACTGGCCTTGCGGGGACAACGGGTGCTCCTGATCGACCTCGATCCGCAGGCAAACACGACGAGCGGGCTTGGCCTCGAGGTTGATGGCGACGATTCGGTCTACCCCGCCCTGCTCGGCGAAGCCGACGTTCGCGACAAGATCCGCGACTCGGGCCGCGAACGACTTTCCGTGATCCCGGCCCACATGGACCTGGCCGGCGTTGAGATCGAACTCGCCCGAAGCGACGACCACCTCGTCCGACTCCGCCACCATCTTCAGGGACTCAAGCCGAACGATCTGTTCGACTACTGCATCCTCGATACCCCGCCATCTCTCGGCGTGCTGATGACTTCCGCGCTCGCCGCGGCCGACGAGATCATGATCCCGCTGCAGTGCGAGTGGTTCGGCCTCGAGGGATTGGCGAAGATCGTGCACGTCATCGACCAGATCCGCGACTCCGGCGCCAACCCGGACCTCCTGCTGGAGGGTATCGTGATGACCATGTTCGACGGCCGCACCAACCTCGCCCGCCAGGTGGTCGAGGAAGTCGGGAACTACTTCCCCGAACAGCTCTATTCGACCGTGATTCCGCGGACGATCCGGATCGGCGAGGCACCCAGCCATTCCAAGACGATTTTCGAGCACGACCCCCAGGGAACCGGAGCCGTGGCCTACATGGCGCTCGCCGACGAGTTCCTCGCCCGCCACGGCCGACCGGTGGAGGTTGCGGCGCTACCCTGA